The Phycisphaerae bacterium sequence TTCTTTTGTTGGTTTTCCTCTTGTTGACGGTGTCAGGACTTCAAGGAGTCAAACGGATGCTGGGTGCGTTAGGAAACCTCGGGGCGATGCTGAAGCAGGCCAAATCGCTGCAAGAGAACATGCAGAAGATCCAGGCGGAGTTGCTCCGCAAGCGTTTCGAGGCGGATGCCGGGGCCGGTCTGGTGAAGGCGACCGTTGACGGCAAGGGCGAGCTGGTGCAGATCAAGATTGATCCGAAGGCGACGGGTGACGTGGAGTTGCTGGAGGACATGATCAAGGCTGCGATCAGTGCTGCGGCTCAGAAGGCACGCGAGAGCGCCAGTGCGGACATCGCTCAGCTCACGGGTGGCATGAACATTCCCGGCCTGACGGATTTCTTGGGGCAGGGTGCGAAGTGAGCGAGCAGACTCGCGGAATCCCGGAGTGCCTGGCCCGCCTGGTGGCGGAGCTAGGCCGGTTGCCGGGGATCGGCCCGCGCAGTGCCGAGCGGATTGCGTTCCATCTGCTGCGCAGCGATCGGGACGAGGCCCTGGCCCTGGCGGGTGCGATTCGGCAGGTGAAAGAGGATCTGCGTCATTGCCGGATATGCTATAATCTGACCGAGCAGGAGGTGTGCGCGATCTGCGGGGATGCGACGCGTGACCACGGGCTCGTGGTCGTGGTGGAGCAGCCCAAGGACGTGATGTTGCTCGAACAGACGGGTTTGATCTCGGGGGTCTACCACGTTCTCATGGGGCACATCGCCCCGCTGGAGCGGATCGAGCCTGCCGATCTGACCATCGATGCCTTGGTGGCCCGGGTGCGGGCTGGGGGGGTTCGGGAGGTTGTTCTGGCGACCAACCCGACGATGGAGGGCGATGGCACGGCGTTGCACATCCAGGGTATGCTGAAGCCCTTCGGGGTACGGATCTCGCGACTGGCTCGCGGATTGGCGGTCGGTTCGCAGGTCGAGTATGCCTCTCGGGCGATGCTCGAAGCGGCGATTACCGGACGGACGCCGATGTGAATCGCGGGTGGCGGGTTTGCGGTTGGAGAATAATGTCGGCGGCGCCTGGGTTTTGCGGGTCGGCGAATTGTAGATAGGTACTGATGTCGCAGTTCATGTCACAGCATCTGGCCCTGGGGCTTCGACAGGAGCAACGGCTGACGCCGCAGCTCATTCAGTCGATGAACATTCTCCAGTTGCCGCTCATGGCCCTTGAGGCCAAGATCCGCGAGGAGCTGGAACGGAATCCTGCCCTGGAGCTGGACGACTTTGAGGACCCGCCGGAGCCGCCGACTGCCCCGATGCGTGAGGACGGCACCGCCCTGCGCGACCCGGAGGTGGCCGCCGAGAACCGCCATGAGGCGGAGGGCTTCAGCCGGCTGGAGCGGCTCAGTCGTGAATACGACTTTGACGAGGGGGATGTCGGCTTTGGCCGGCCGCGGGTGGTGTCCGGTGATCGTGATCCGAAGATGGACGCGATGGCCAACACCGCGAGCCGTCCTCAGTCGCTCAACGAGTACCTCCACGATCAATGGGTCTTTGTCGCGGTCAGCCCGCGGGTCCGGGAGATCGGCGAGCTGATCCTGGGGTACATCGAGGATGACGGCTACCTGCACACATCGCTCGAGGAGATCGCCGAGCAGCACGTTCCGCCGTACACGCTGGAGGAGGTTGAAGAGACCCTGAGCTGGGTCCAGACCCTGGAGCCGGCGGGGGTGGGCGCTCGGGACCTGCGCGAGTGCCTTCTGTTGCAGATCGACGCCCTGGACGGCGATCACGCCCTCGAGCGGACGCTGGTGGAGAACCACCTCGCGGACATCGAGAAGAACCGTTATCCGGTGATCGCGAAGGCGACCGGGCGAAGCATCGAGGAACTCAAAGAGGCTGTCCGCCGGCTGGGCAAGCTGCATCCGCATCCCGGGTATCTGGTTGTGGATCGGGAGGTGCCGCGAGTCACCCCGGACGTGATTGTGGACTATGCCGAGGACGGCGAGGGCTACACCGTTCGGTTGGCCCGGGGTAACAATCCGCGGTTGCGGATCTCGGAGACTTACCGACGGATGCTCCAGGAATCGCGGGATGACAAATCCGCCCGGGAGTTCATTCGCAAGAATCTCGAGTCAGCCGGGGCCCTGATCGACGCGGTGTCCTACCGCCGCAGCCGGCTGCTCGAAGTGGCCGAGGAAGTCGTCACGCGGCAGCGAGATTTTCTCGAAGCCGGCCCGGCGGGCCTGAAGATTCTGCGGATGAGCGAGCTGGCCGAGAAGCTCAAGTGCGATCCCTCGACCATCAGCCGGACGGTGGCAGATAAATACCTCCAGACACCTCGAGGGATCTACCCGCTGCGTTCGTTTTTCACCGGGGGGACGGAATCGGGCAGTGGCGAGGCCACCAGCTGGGACAGCGTCAAGGTGCGGGTCAAGGAGATTGTCGCCGCCGAGGACAAGAAAGACCCGCTCAGCGATGACGTGATCGCCGCCAAGCTGCAGGCCGAGGGGATCGACGTCAAGCGCCGGACCATCGCCAAGTACCGCCAGCAACTCCACATTCCCCCGGCCCGGGAACGACGGGAGTTCTAGAGCCGGGGCTCGAGGCGCCCGGCGCCGCATGGACGCTCCGGGTGTCCAGGCGCGGAAGCAGGGACGCGGCCGGACGCTCACGTGCGGTTTGCCGACCCGGATTGGTGCCGAGATCAATCACCACCGAATGGGCTCTTCGCCCTCGACATTCACTCGCGGGCTCCGGTCGCGCCCTCGGCTTGTGACCCTTGCCAATGGTCAGTGCGGTGATACAATCCGGCCTCCTGAGCAGATGACACGTATCACACGAAAGGAAAACAAGATGGCACGGTCAAAGGTCTGGAGAGTGCTGAGGGGTTCGCTGGCGCTTGCGGTGCTCGGGCTCTGCTCCTGTTCGGAATCCGGCTTGAAGAGCTGGTCTCAGCTGACGAAAGGCAAAACCGAAATGAAGGTCGACAAGGCATCGTTCGGCACGGTTGACGGCAAAGAGGCGTTCTTGTTCACGCTGGCCAATGCCAGGGGTATGACCACGACCATCACCAACTACGGGGGAATCGTGGTGACGCTGACCGCCCCGGATCGCGAGGGCAAGTTTGACGACGTCGCTCTGGGCTACGACAAGCTTGACGGTTACCTCAAGGAGACGCCCTACTTTGGGGCGATCGTCGGGCGGTACGGCAACCGGATCTGCAAGGGCAGGTTCACCGTCGACGGCAAGGAATACAGGCTGGCCATCAACAACAAGCCCAACGCCCTGCATGGCGGACTCAAGGGCTTCGACAAGGTCGTTTGGGATGCCGAGTCGTTTATCGAAGCTGACGCGGCGGGTCTGAAGCTGACCTATCTGAGCAAGGATGGCGAGGAAGGTTATCCGGGCAATCTCCAATCAACGGTCACCTACCGCCTGACCAACGACAACGAGCTGAGGATTGACTATGAGGCAACCACCGACAAGGCCACGCCGGTGAATCTGACCAACCACAGCTACTGGAACCTTGCGGGTCAGGGCAAGGGCGACATTCTCGATCACGAGATCATGCTCAATGCCGACAGGTTCACGCCGGTTGACGAAACGCTGATTCCCACCGGTGAGCTCCGGCCGGTCAAGGACACGCCCTTCGACTTCACCAAGGCCACGCGGATCGGCGCCCGAATCAACGACCAGGGCGACCAGCAGATCAAGTTCGGGCTGGGCTACGACCACAATTTCGTCCTCAATCGCATCGGGTCCGGCCTGGCGCTGGCCGCCAAGGTGACCGAGCCGAAGAGCGGACGGGTGATGGAGGTCCTGACCACCGAGCCGGGCGTCCAGTTCTACACCGGGAATTTCCTCGACGGCAGCATCGTGGGCAAGGGTGGCCGGGTGTACAAGCACCGCTACGGCTTCTGTCTTGAGACCCAGCACTACCCCGATTCGCCGAACAAGAGCCAGTTCCCGTCGACGATCCTGAAGCCCGGCCAGCAATACAGGACCACGACGGTCTATCGCTTCTCTGCGAAATGATGCCATCCGATCATGAATGTCACCCAGGGGGTCTGTTCGCTCCGTGCGAAGCGGGCCGCCTGTTGTCTTGTTGTCTATAGACGGGGAGGATTCGATTGTGATTCGAATGACTGTGTGCCGCGTTCTTTCGGTTGTCGCCGGTCTGGCGTGGGGCCTGGCGATGGCTGGTCCGGCCCTCGGCCGGGAGGCGATTGATTTCAAAGCTGCCCAACCGCCGGCCGGCGCCATCTGGCTGGACGGCCTCGATCTGAGCAAGGTGAACCAGGGGTGGGGCGAGCCCCGGGCCGGCAGGTCATGCGACAATCGCCCGCTCAAGCTGAAGGGGGTTACCTACCCCCACGGTTTGGGCACTCACGCGAGCAGCGAGGTCACCATTGTGCTCGACGGATGCGCGACCCGATTCGCGGCCATGGTGGGCGTGGACGATGAAGTGGGCGAGAAAGGCACGGTCAGTTTTGAGGTGTGGCTTGACGGCAAGCGAGTCGCCGAGACCCCGGTGCTCAAGGGCGGCGGCGAGCCCAGGATGATCTCGGCCGACCTCGTCGGCGGCAAGCAGATGACCCTGGTGGTGGAGAACGGTGGCGACGGGATCAACTACGATCACGCGGACTGGGGGGGGGCGGTGATCTTCCTGGTGGCCGACGCGAAGACCAGGCCCAAGACGGTGTTACCCGGGGACAGCGAGCCGCCCATGCCGATCGCCCACGGCACGGCACCCGAACCGCGGATCAACAATCCGCGCATCGTGGGTACGACACCCGGCCGGTCGTTCCTGTTCCTCATTCCGGCCACTGGCGAAGGCCCGTTGGAGTTCTCTGCCGAGGATCTGCCCGGTGGTCTGAACCTTGATTCCAGGACCGGGATCATCACCGGTTCGCTCGAGAAGGAAGGCGAATATGTCGTAACCCTGCGGGTGAAGGGGCCCAAAGGCTCGGACATGCGCAAGCTCACGATTGTCGGCGGAGAGCACAAGCTAGCCCTGACCCCGCCGATGGGCTGGAATTCGTGGAACTGCTGGGGCTGCGCGGTGGACGCAGACAAGATCAAGGCCGCCGCCGACGCGATGATCAAGAGCGGCCTGGCCGCCCATGGCTTCCAGTACATCAACATTGACGACTGCTGGGAGGCGGGCCGCAATGACAAGGGCGAAATTCAGACCAACGAGAAGTTCCCCGACATGGCGGCCCTGGGCGAGTATGTCCACAGCAAGGGGCTCCGGTTTGGGATCTACTCTTCACCGGGGCCGAAGACCTGCGCGGGGTACGAGGCTAGTTATCAGCACGAAGAGCAGGACGCCAAGACCTGGGCAAACTGGGGCGTGGACTACGTCAAGTATGACTGGTGCTCGTATGGAGGGATCGCCAAAGGCGACAGCCTCGACGAGTTGCAGAAGCCTTACCGGGTCATGCGGGCGGCTCTGGACAAGTGCGACCGGGACATCGTTTACAGTCTTTGCCAGTACGGAATGGGTGAAGTGTGGAAGTGGGGCGGCAAGGTCGGCGGCAATCTCTGGCGAACGACCGGCGATATCGTCGACACCTGGCAGTCCATGGCCTCGATAGGTTTCGCTCACAGCGATCGCAGCCCGTACGTCAGGCCCGGGCAGTGGAACGATCCGGACATGCTGGTGGTCGGCAAGGTTGGTTGGGGCCCGAGCCTGCACCCGAGCCGCCTCACCCACAATGAGCAAATTACCCACATTACCTTATGGAGTCTGCTGGCCGCCCCGTTGCTCATCGGCTGCGACATGTCGGCCCTGGATGCGTTCACTGTCGACCTGCTCGGGAACGACGAGGTTCTGGACGTTGACCAGGATCCTCTGGGCAAGGCGGCCGTTCGCGTGGCCCAGGAAGGCACGACTGAAGTGTGGGCTCGGCCGTTGAGTGACGGGACCATGGCGGTCGGCCTGTTCAATCGTGGGCGAGCCACCGCCAAAGTGACTGCGAAGTGGTCGGACCTCAAGTTGAGTGGCAAGCAGCTGGTACGGGATCTCTGGCAGAAGAAGGATGTAGGCCGCTTTGAGGACACCTACACCCACGAGGTTCGGGCCCACGGTGCGGCCTTGGTGAAGATCGGCAAGCCTCAGGGTTGATCTTGGGCTTGAGTTGAGCCGTTGGCGGTGGGCGGTCGGCGCTGTTCGGTCGCCCACCGTTTTTTTGGGGAGGTGTTCCCGGTCGACCGAGGTCCGGTCGGTCCACTTTGCGTGCAGCGAAGCGGGTGGTAAGATTCATCCCTCCGGTTCAGGCCGTGCCGCGAGCGGGTCCTGTCTCCCGTCGATGATGCTCGGGGTCCGGTGTTGGCATGAGGCCTCAAGTTGGGTGTCTCTTCGCTTGGCGTGGGAGGGAGGCGTGAGAGCGAATCGAGCGGATCAGTTCTTTCTGGAAAGAGGAGAGGTTCAATATGGGCTTTGCCGACATCCTGGTATTCGTCGCCTTCGTCGCCGCGGTGATTGCCATCGGTTTGTGGAAGAGCCGAGGCGAAGAGACGCACAGTGACAAGGGAGCCCAGAACTACTTCCTTGCCGGTCGCGGGCTGACCTGGTGGCTTGTAGGCTTCTCGCTCATCGCCGCCAACATCTCCACCGAGCAATTCGTGGGCATGAGCGGCCAGGCGGCCGACTGGCTCGGCATGGCGATCGCCAGCTACGAATGGATGGCGGCCATCACCCTGGTCGTCGTCGCGTTCCTGTTCTTGCCGACCTTCCTGCGAAGCGGCATCTACACGATCCCCGAGTTCCTCGAGTATCGGTACAACGCTTTTGCCCGGACGGTCATGGCCATTTCCACCTTGGTCATTCTGGTTGGCGTGCCGACGGCCTCGGTCATCTACTCCGGTGCCAAAGTCATTACCGTGAACTTCCAGGGCCAGTCGGTGTTGGGCTTGGATCTGGGCGACATCACCGTGGGCTGCTGGATCATCGGGACGCTCTCCGCGGTCTATGTTTTCGCCGGCGGGTTGAAGGCTTGTGCCTGGGCCGACCTGATTCAGGGTTCGGCGCTGATCGTCGGTGGGGCGGTGATCGCCTACCTGGCGATGAAGGCCCTGGCCGTCGCCGATCCGACTGCTCTGGCCGCGACCGCCACCACGCCGGTCAGTCCGGAGGCTGTTCAGAACGCCGGTGTCGTGGAGCGGCTGCGGATGCTGAACGCGGGGGACTGGCAGGCTGGCAAGCTGCACATGGTCCGACCTGGCGATGATCCGAAGATACCGTGGACGGCCCTGGTGGTCGGCCTGTGGATTCCCAACTTCTTCTATTGGGGTCTCAACCAGTACATCACCCAGCGGACTCTTGGCTCCAAGTCGCTGGCCGAAGGTCAGCGTGGCGTGGTTTTTGCCGCGTTTCTCAAGCTGCTCATTCCCTTTGTGGTGGTCATTCCGGGCATCCTGGCGTTCAACCTGTTCAACAGCGACCTGAGCAAGGAAGGCGAACGCAAGAATGCCACGGTGCTCCAGGCATTCCAGGAAGGCAAGCAGGAGGTTTTCCCCTTCACGCCCGGCTTTGCCAAGCTCCAGCCTGAACTGGCGGCGAAGATCTACGCCCACAACGCCTTGCTTGCGGGGGAAATGCCTGCCGCGGCGTCCAGTCCTTCGCTGGGTCCCGACCGGTCGCCGGCCGAGTTGGCGGCCGCCAACGATCGTTTGGTGGGGAAGGCGAGCCAGGTGAAGACAGGAGACGGGGAGAAGATCAAGCCGACGACCACGTTGGTTGGCTACGACTTCGACGCAGCATTCCCGACGTTGATCCGCAGGCTTCTCCCTGAGGGGGTTGGGCTCAAGGGTTTCGTGCTGGCGGCGATCTTCGGTGCGGTGGTCAGTTCGTTGGCCTCGATGCTCAACTCGTCTTCAACGATTTTTGCGATCGACATGTACCACAAGGTGAAGAAGAATGCCACGCAGTACGAGTTGGTGACCGTCGGCCGGGTCTGCGTGGTTGTGTTTGTTCTGATCGCCGTGATCATTGCCCCGACTTTGGATAATCCCAAGTTTGAGGGCATCTTCAATTTCATTCAGGAGTTCCAGGGCTTCATCTCGCCCGGCATCCTGGCGATCTTCCTCTTCGGCGTGCTGGTGCACAAGTCGCCGCGGTCCTGCGGAACCGTGGGCTTGATTCTCAATCCGATCCTCTATGGTGCGATCAAGTGGGCGGACTGGATTCCGGGTTTCAACCAGACCGAACTCGCCACGACGCTGTCTAAGATGGCCTTCCTCAACCGCATGGCGGTTTGCTTCTTCGTGGTGTTGGCCGTGCTGACCGTGATGCGGCTGGCTGCCCCGCTGGCGAAGCCTGTGGATTTGCCGGTCAATGCTCAGATCAACCTGGAAACCAAGGGCGACGTCAAGGTCTGGGGCGTTCTGGTTGTTCTGCTGACGCTGACGCTGTACTGGATCTTCTGGTGAGCGTCGCCGCTGATCGTCGGCATTCGCCGACCTCGGGTCCTTCTTGGGGTAGACTGGCCGGGCATGGACCAGGTCGATGTGGCCATCGTCGGTGCGGGGGCGGCGGGACTGGCGACGGCGATCTTCGCCGGCAAGCAGTTGCCCGGCCGAAGCATGGTCGTGCTCGACGGGTCGAGGCGCCCTGGGGCCAAGATCCTCGTTGCCGGCGGCGGGCGATGTAACGTCACCAATCGAGCGGTGACCTCGGTCGACTTCAACGGCACCAGCCGCCATATCATCAGGAGAGTCCTGGCCGCTTTCCCCGTCGGGCAAACAGTGGCGTTCTTTCGCGAAATAGGGGTCGATCTACACGAGGAAGAGGGCGGGAAGCTCTTTCCAGACAGCAACCAGGCTCGCACGGTGCTCGATGCCTTGGTGAACGAGGTCGGCCGCCGTGGGGTCAGGCTGTGCCCCGAACACCGGGTAACCGCCTTGGCCCGGGGCGACAGTGGATTCAGGCTGGTCACCAACCGAGGCGAAGTCTCCGCCTGTTGCGTGGTACTGGCAACCGGTGGCTTGTCGCTGCCCAAGACGGGTAGCGACGGTGGGGGGTATGAGTTGGCTCGCGGTCTGGGCCACAGTCTCGTGCCCACGACGCCGGCCCTGGTCCCACTGGTTCTAGAGGGCGAGTTTCACAAGCCGCTTTCCGGCTTGTCGCAGGACGTTGAGTTGGCTCTTGCTGTCGAAGGTCGCGTCTCCATCCCAACCCGTGGGGCGATGCTATGGACGCACTTCGGAGTGAGCGGGCCGGCCGTGCTCGACATCTCCCGGCACTGGCATCGAGCGCGACTGGACAGGAAGCAGGTTGTTCTGACGGCCAACCTCCTGCCCGGCGCGGATCTGGTCTCTGTCGAGAGCAGGGTGATCGAGCTAGCCCAACAGCAACCCAAGCAGCATCTTCGGAACCTGCTGGCGTCTTGGTTCCCTGTCCGCCTGGTCGACGCCATATTGACGTCTCTTGGCGTCGGCGGCCAGATTCCGTTGGCCCAT is a genomic window containing:
- a CDS encoding NAD(P)/FAD-dependent oxidoreductase; its protein translation is MDQVDVAIVGAGAAGLATAIFAGKQLPGRSMVVLDGSRRPGAKILVAGGGRCNVTNRAVTSVDFNGTSRHIIRRVLAAFPVGQTVAFFREIGVDLHEEEGGKLFPDSNQARTVLDALVNEVGRRGVRLCPEHRVTALARGDSGFRLVTNRGEVSACCVVLATGGLSLPKTGSDGGGYELARGLGHSLVPTTPALVPLVLEGEFHKPLSGLSQDVELALAVEGRVSIPTRGAMLWTHFGVSGPAVLDISRHWHRARLDRKQVVLTANLLPGADLVSVESRVIELAQQQPKQHLRNLLASWFPVRLVDAILTSLGVGGQIPLAHLARDVRRRLLSSLLQWPLPVCESRGYAHAEVTAGGIPLNEIQPATMQSRLCPGLFLAGEILDVDGRIGGFNFQWAWSSAAVAGAGLRSMFGVP
- a CDS encoding galactose mutarotase; the protein is MARSKVWRVLRGSLALAVLGLCSCSESGLKSWSQLTKGKTEMKVDKASFGTVDGKEAFLFTLANARGMTTTITNYGGIVVTLTAPDREGKFDDVALGYDKLDGYLKETPYFGAIVGRYGNRICKGRFTVDGKEYRLAINNKPNALHGGLKGFDKVVWDAESFIEADAAGLKLTYLSKDGEEGYPGNLQSTVTYRLTNDNELRIDYEATTDKATPVNLTNHSYWNLAGQGKGDILDHEIMLNADRFTPVDETLIPTGELRPVKDTPFDFTKATRIGARINDQGDQQIKFGLGYDHNFVLNRIGSGLALAAKVTEPKSGRVMEVLTTEPGVQFYTGNFLDGSIVGKGGRVYKHRYGFCLETQHYPDSPNKSQFPSTILKPGQQYRTTTVYRFSAK
- a CDS encoding NPCBM/NEW2 domain-containing protein gives rise to the protein MIRMTVCRVLSVVAGLAWGLAMAGPALGREAIDFKAAQPPAGAIWLDGLDLSKVNQGWGEPRAGRSCDNRPLKLKGVTYPHGLGTHASSEVTIVLDGCATRFAAMVGVDDEVGEKGTVSFEVWLDGKRVAETPVLKGGGEPRMISADLVGGKQMTLVVENGGDGINYDHADWGGAVIFLVADAKTRPKTVLPGDSEPPMPIAHGTAPEPRINNPRIVGTTPGRSFLFLIPATGEGPLEFSAEDLPGGLNLDSRTGIITGSLEKEGEYVVTLRVKGPKGSDMRKLTIVGGEHKLALTPPMGWNSWNCWGCAVDADKIKAAADAMIKSGLAAHGFQYINIDDCWEAGRNDKGEIQTNEKFPDMAALGEYVHSKGLRFGIYSSPGPKTCAGYEASYQHEEQDAKTWANWGVDYVKYDWCSYGGIAKGDSLDELQKPYRVMRAALDKCDRDIVYSLCQYGMGEVWKWGGKVGGNLWRTTGDIVDTWQSMASIGFAHSDRSPYVRPGQWNDPDMLVVGKVGWGPSLHPSRLTHNEQITHITLWSLLAAPLLIGCDMSALDAFTVDLLGNDEVLDVDQDPLGKAAVRVAQEGTTEVWARPLSDGTMAVGLFNRGRATAKVTAKWSDLKLSGKQLVRDLWQKKDVGRFEDTYTHEVRAHGAALVKIGKPQG
- a CDS encoding YbaB/EbfC family nucleoid-associated protein, whose protein sequence is MLGALGNLGAMLKQAKSLQENMQKIQAELLRKRFEADAGAGLVKATVDGKGELVQIKIDPKATGDVELLEDMIKAAISAAAQKARESASADIAQLTGGMNIPGLTDFLGQGAK
- a CDS encoding sodium/solute symporter (Members of the Solute:Sodium Symporter (SSS), TC 2.A.21 as described in tcdb.org, catalyze solute:Na+ symport. Known solutes for members of the family include sugars, amino acids, nucleosides, inositols, vitamins, urea or anions, depending on the system.), producing the protein MGFADILVFVAFVAAVIAIGLWKSRGEETHSDKGAQNYFLAGRGLTWWLVGFSLIAANISTEQFVGMSGQAADWLGMAIASYEWMAAITLVVVAFLFLPTFLRSGIYTIPEFLEYRYNAFARTVMAISTLVILVGVPTASVIYSGAKVITVNFQGQSVLGLDLGDITVGCWIIGTLSAVYVFAGGLKACAWADLIQGSALIVGGAVIAYLAMKALAVADPTALAATATTPVSPEAVQNAGVVERLRMLNAGDWQAGKLHMVRPGDDPKIPWTALVVGLWIPNFFYWGLNQYITQRTLGSKSLAEGQRGVVFAAFLKLLIPFVVVIPGILAFNLFNSDLSKEGERKNATVLQAFQEGKQEVFPFTPGFAKLQPELAAKIYAHNALLAGEMPAAASSPSLGPDRSPAELAAANDRLVGKASQVKTGDGEKIKPTTTLVGYDFDAAFPTLIRRLLPEGVGLKGFVLAAIFGAVVSSLASMLNSSSTIFAIDMYHKVKKNATQYELVTVGRVCVVVFVLIAVIIAPTLDNPKFEGIFNFIQEFQGFISPGILAIFLFGVLVHKSPRSCGTVGLILNPILYGAIKWADWIPGFNQTELATTLSKMAFLNRMAVCFFVVLAVLTVMRLAAPLAKPVDLPVNAQINLETKGDVKVWGVLVVLLTLTLYWIFW
- the recR gene encoding recombination protein RecR, producing MPECLARLVAELGRLPGIGPRSAERIAFHLLRSDRDEALALAGAIRQVKEDLRHCRICYNLTEQEVCAICGDATRDHGLVVVVEQPKDVMLLEQTGLISGVYHVLMGHIAPLERIEPADLTIDALVARVRAGGVREVVLATNPTMEGDGTALHIQGMLKPFGVRISRLARGLAVGSQVEYASRAMLEAAITGRTPM
- the rpoN gene encoding RNA polymerase factor sigma-54; the protein is MSQHLALGLRQEQRLTPQLIQSMNILQLPLMALEAKIREELERNPALELDDFEDPPEPPTAPMREDGTALRDPEVAAENRHEAEGFSRLERLSREYDFDEGDVGFGRPRVVSGDRDPKMDAMANTASRPQSLNEYLHDQWVFVAVSPRVREIGELILGYIEDDGYLHTSLEEIAEQHVPPYTLEEVEETLSWVQTLEPAGVGARDLRECLLLQIDALDGDHALERTLVENHLADIEKNRYPVIAKATGRSIEELKEAVRRLGKLHPHPGYLVVDREVPRVTPDVIVDYAEDGEGYTVRLARGNNPRLRISETYRRMLQESRDDKSAREFIRKNLESAGALIDAVSYRRSRLLEVAEEVVTRQRDFLEAGPAGLKILRMSELAEKLKCDPSTISRTVADKYLQTPRGIYPLRSFFTGGTESGSGEATSWDSVKVRVKEIVAAEDKKDPLSDDVIAAKLQAEGIDVKRRTIAKYRQQLHIPPARERREF